The genomic stretch AACTCTTGATGGAATTATTACCAGTTGGAATCAAGCTGCAGAGAGACTGTTTGGCTACGCAGCTGAAGAGATAATTGGCAAACATGTTACAGAGTTAATCCCACAGGAACGGCGGTTTGAAGAAGATGTGATTTGTCGAAAAATATACCAAGGCGAACGAGTTGATACCTACGAAACCCAGCGTATGCATCAAGATGGGACGCTACTAGATGTCGCTTTGACAATTTCTCCAATTAAGGATGAAAATGGCACAGTGATTGGAGCGTCTAAAATTGCTAGAGATATTAGTGGTAGAAAAAGGCTCGAATTTGAACGCACACAAGCGGAAAAAGAACTACGTCAAAGCAAAGAACAACTCGAAGATTTTTTTGACAATGTTAGCGATCTGATTCAAAGCGTGTCTTTAAAAGACGGACGATTTTTGTTTGTAAATCGTGCTTGGCGAGAAGTTCTTGGTTATACCTCTGAGGAAATTGCTGAACTTAATGTGTTCGATCTGCTTGCTCCAGAATGTACGCTAGCCTGTCAGGTTTTATTTCAAAAACTGCGAAGGGGAGAAATTCTTGGTGTTGATCGAGCAGAATTCATCTTTCTTGCTAAAGATGGACAAAAAGTGTTTCTAGAAGGAAATATTAACGTTCGTCAGGAAGATGGAATTTCTGTCGCTACCCGCACTATTTTACGCAATGTCACTGCTCTGCGCCAAACTGAACATATTCTCAATGAGCAAACAGCAACATTACAGAGTTTTTATAATTCAGCTCCTCTGATGATGGGAGTAGTGGAGTTATCTGAAAATGACATTCTCCACATTTCTGACAATCTTGCAACCACAAGGTTTTTTAACTTAAACCCCGATGAAATTATTGGCAAATGGTCTAGTGAACTGGGGGTTCCACCAGAACATATCGATTTTTGGTGCAAGCACTACCGCATCAGCCAAGAGATGCAGATGCCCGTACAGTTCGAGTATGAACATGTAACTGAAATGGCAAACTATTGCTTACTGGTTACAGTTTCGTTTATTGACTTTGGTATTAGTCTGCGACCTAGATTTTGTTATGTGGCTCAAGACATTAGCGATCGCAAGCGTGCCGAATTAGAATTACAACAAAGCGAAGCCACTAACCGCGCATTAATTGGGGCAATTCCTGATTTTTTAGTGCGAATGAATCGCGATGGCTTACAAATGGCTGTAATTAATCAAGGATCTATTCATGCCATAAAATGTGACGGAGAGATCCAAGGACATTTGATTACTGAGTTAATGCCAGAAGCGATCGCCCAAGAGCGGATGCGACTAGCGGAAATAGCTTTGCAAACCAGACAGGTTCAGAAGCAAGAGTATGAATTTGTCGATCAAGGGCAAACCTATTTTGAGGAGGCACGGATTGCACCTCTATGGGACGATGAAGTCTTGGTAGTTGTCCGTGATATTAGCGATCGCTTGCGAGCAGAAGCAGATCTCAAGAAGCTCTCAGAACGTTTAGCCTTATCCCTAAAATCTGGAGCGATCGGTTCTTGGGAATGGGATATTAACCAAAACATTATCCTTTGGGATGAGCGGATGTATGAGCTATATGGTGTTACCAAACAGTCTGATTCTGTGATCTACGATATCTGGGCAAATGGGGTACATCCTGATGATCGTACTGATACCGAAACATTACTTCAGCAAGCTGTTCTAGGGCAAGCAGAATATGATACCGAATTTCGAGTCATTCATCCCGATCACAGTATCAAATTTATAAAAGCCTATGGGGTGGTAGTGCGTGATGCTCAGGACAATCCTACTAGCATGATTGGCGTGAATTTTGATATTAGCGCACTCAAACAAGCAGAACTCGATATCAAATCCGCTAAAAATCAGCTAGAACTAGTGCTTCAAGCATCTTCCGAAGGTTTTTGGGACTTAAATCTCGTCACTGGCGAAATCTACTTTTCACCACAATGGAAAGCCATGCTGGGCTATGCCGATCACGAACTGGAAAACACCTTAGATATGTGGGTTTCCATATTCTTTAAAGAAGATCAAGAAGCTGCCCTGAGACTAGTAGAAGACTATAAAAGTGGCGATGTTGATCGATATACCTCCACCCAGAGATGTCGTCATAAAAATGGCTCTACTGTTTATGTACTTTCCCGTGCTATTCACCTCAAAGACGAACAGGGCATTGTGACGCGGATGATTGGTAGTCATTTAGATATGACCCCACTAGTTGAGATCCAAAATGCACTCAAAATCTCAGAAATGCAACTTAGTGGAATTTTGAGTAGCTCTCTAGATGGCATCATGGCATTTCAAGCAGTGCGCGATGAGCAAGGTGTAATTATTGACTTTAAATGTTTATTAATTAATCCAACTGCTGAAAGCATAGTAGGCAGACAAGACAAAGATTTAATCGGCAAGCGATTGCTAGAAGAGATGCCAGGAAATCGGGAAAGTGGACTATTCGATCTCTATGTGAAAGTAGTAGAAACAGGGGAACCAATGCAGCGACAGTTCTATTACAACCATGATGGCATTGATTGTTGGCTTGAAAATATTGCTGTGAAACTAGGTGATGGCTTTACGGTTACTTTCCGTAATATTACTGCTATGAAACAGTCGGAACTTGCCATTCAGCAAGCCAATCAGCAACTGGAAGAGCGTGTTAACGATCTCAACCAGCGCCATGCAGAAATGCTTGCCTTGAGTGAAATCAGCGACTTCCTTCAAGCTAGTCTCACTGTAGAAGAGGCTTGCATAACCCTCAGCCAATTTGTAGAAAAACTCTTCCCTAATTGTGCAGGTGGTATTTTTATTACTAGTGCTTCGCGCAATCGGGTTGAATTGATTTCCTCTTGGGGGGGATTAATTCAGTCTGAAGAGTCCTTTCCTCCTAAAGACTGCTGGGCATTACGGCGAGGTCGAATCCATGCAGTTGAGCCTGATCGAGAGGGGTTACGCTGCAACCATATTCACGCACATGAAGCGATCTCGGCAACTCTCTGCATTCCTATGATTGCTCAAGGGGAAACGTTAGGTATGTTCTATCTGAATACTAATAATCCCAACGCTTTACGAGAAGCAAAGCAACAACTTGCCCGAACCTTATCTGAACAGGTAGCAATGGCGATCGCCAATCTCCGCTTACAGGAAACCCTCCAACAACAAAGTATCCGCGATCCACTCACAGGTTTATTTAATCGTCGCTACCTCGAAGAGAACCTTAATCAAGAGATATCACGCGCCCAGCGTCAAAAACACCAGATTGGCGTGATTATGATCGACATCGATCATTTCAAGCGCTTCAACGATACCTATGGACATGATGCTGGTGACTATGTACTGCAAACCGTAGGAACCTTGCTCAAAAAATATGTGCGTGGCTCCGATGTCGCTTGTCGCTATGGCGGCGAAGAGATGATCCTCGTTTTGCCAGACTCAACCCTTGAATCTGTAAGTATTCGAGCTGAAGAGATTAGGGAGGCGATCACCCAGATCTCTTTGTCTCATAATTCTCAACCATTAGGTAGTCTGACCGCATCCTTCGGTGTTGCTAGCTTTCCTCAACATGGTGCAACTGGTAGTGCAGTGATGCAAGCTGCCGATGCTGCTCTCTATCGCGCCAAAGCCGCAGGACGGAACCAAGTTTTAGTTGCACCATAAAAAAAGAGGCGCTTTGCGCCTCTTTTTTATGGATTGATTGTTGCGATTGTAGTTTGTAACAAGGCAATCACCTGATCTCCAGAAATATGAGCAACGGGCAAACTATCAATTCCCATTGCTACACAAAGTAAAGCCAAATAAAGAATCGAATATTTGAAGACCGATCTCGCAACGGTGCGATCGCTTGGTTCTTTGAGTAACTGAGTTGCCTTGTAAATAAAGGCTATACCTAGTCCAACGGCTGACACTGCATAAACTAGTCCCATCACATTGCAAGGAAAAACTAACAATAGAGACACAGGAATAATTAACAGCGTATAGAGCAAAATCTGCTGAGCCGTTATCTCTGCGCCCTTGACGACAGGCAACATAGGTACACCGACCTTGGCATATTCATCACGAATCATTAGTGCCAAAGCCCAAAAGTGGGGTGGAGTCCACACGAAGATGATCGCGAATAAGACCCATGCTGCCCAGCTCAATTCCCCAGTCACGGCTGCCCAACCAACTAGCGGTGGAATTGCGCCTGCTGCCCCACCGATAACGATATTTTGAGTGCTAGAACGCTTGAGCCAAATTGTATAAACACCAACGTAGGTAGCAATTCCCGACATGGCGAGACAGGCAGCCAAGAGATTGGCATAGACCGCTAGCAACGTAAAGGAAATTGCAGCGAGGGCGATCGCAAAAATCAACGCATTAAGCGGCTGAATCCTGCCCGATGGGATGGGTCGCCAACTAGTGCGCTCCATTTTGGCATCAATATCGCGATCGTATAAACAGTTAATCGCATTTGCCGAAGCGGCGGCGATCGCTCCTCCCAAAACCGTAATAAACATCAAAAATCCGTCAACTTGCCCCTCCGATGCAATCCACATCGCCCCTGCGGTGGTAATGAGCAACAGCACGATAATCCGTGGTTTGGTTAATTCGGTGTAATCTTGGATCACCTCGCGCCAGTTCCGATTCATCGATGGATTGGCGGGTGCAAAGATCTTTTCTTCGGAAATAGTTAATTCTTGAATAGCTGTTTCTTGCATTGCGCTTAACTCCTAAAATATTTCGCAGTTCTGACAGTTAGCGAATTGCAGGTTGCGCTTGATTCTGTTCTGTTTGAGATGGGCTAGTGGCTTTTTGGGTGAGTCTAAAGGCTAACACAGCAAAACAAACAAGGGTTCCTAGAAATGCTGAACCTGTAGCTTGGTGAGCAATCGTGAGTGGTTCGACTTGCAAATGTAGTTTGTAAGTGGCATAGCCGATCGCTACTTGGGCAATTACTAGTAAGCCAGCCAATGAACCGACAAATCGTAGTACGGGAGCGATCGCTTTAGTTAGCAATACTGTTACCACCAACGCAACACTAGCAAGGGTTGCAGGAATTACTCCGATTAAATGTGCATTCAAAACAATACACATATCCTGTGTGGCAAAACATTGGTGGAGCGCCCATTGAGAGGCAACTAAAGCACCGAGAATACTTTGTAAATAAATCAAAACTGCTGCGGTTAGACCTAACCAAGCGATTTTGGGCGAAGTCCGATTCTGTTCAGAAATTGTTTGGTTAGTTAGCGCGGCAAAGATCGCCAATAAGCTAGAGAAAAATAACAACCCCGTTCCCAAGTGGGCTGTGACGATATCAAATCTGAGTAATTGCGTCACTGTCAATCCACCCAAAATGCCTTGAAAAACTACCAGAGACAGTGATCCCGAAGTTGCCCAAGGTAGCCATTTGGGTAAAGACTGCCGAAAATACCAGCTTGCCCCAAATAACACAATCGTGGCAAATCCTACAGTGGAGGCAACGAGACGATGGAACCATTCTAAAAATACTTGGAGATTCATCTGCTCCGCAGGCAACACCGATCCATAACACAGGGGCCAATCTGGACAAGCCAAGCCTGCATTCATCACACGAGTAGCACTACCGATCGCCATCACCATCCAAGTAGCGATCGCAATTCCAATCGCCATGCGACGGATGAGGATAACTGGCTCTATAAATCGGCTTTTAGCTTGAGGATTGCTATTAGCAAAGGTTTCAGATGCTTGTGCTGGTTTGGAAGAAGTTAAAGAGTCAGTCATGCAAGTTCAATAAGTTCAGGATTTCTTCGTGAATCTCTATAAAACTCAACAGAAGTATGAATAAGAGTTACGACCCATCTTAAGAGCAGTTCCAGATTTGGTAAGGGGATTTAACAATTTCTTCGCGTTAGGTATTTACACTGATGCAAAAAGAGCATCGCTAAGTGATGCTCTTTTTCTATAAAGTTGGTGGCGCTTTGCGCCACCAACTTTATAGGGTTGAGCGATCGCGCAGATTATCTAGCCGCTCTCTACGGTTTTCCAAACGATTTTGCATACGGTCTTTCATGCCCTCTCTCATGCGATCGCGATTTTTTTGCATGATGTCCTTAAGTTGAGATCGCTGTTGTGGCGTGAGAATGTCACGCATGGCTAGCATCCGCTCGAAATGTTTATTTTGTAATTCCTGTTTCAACTCCATTACTTGTGTATGCTTGGCTCGAATGACATCGCTGCCTTCAGTACCAGCTAATAAATCTTGTAGTTCCTTATTAGCTTGACGTAATTTTTGTCCCAGTTCACGCATTTGCGTTTGATCGCGATCGCGAACTGCCTTAAGTTTTTGTAATTGCTCAGGAGTGAGATTTAGCTGTTTGAGGACTTTTCCTGAAGGCATATCGGGACTATTGGCAGCAAATTTATCGGCTGAGTCGGGCAACTCGGCAAGATTATTGGGGCTTCCTAACTGGTTCTGGGTTTCGACTGCCTGAGGTTTCGGAGGCTGAGATTGCAAACTCGCAGTACTAGAGACAATCACACCACTGGTGATTGCGGCTGTAGCAGCGATCGCGCAATATTGAAAGAGCTTTGACTTAAACATATATTTATCGTTTTCTTAATTTTTAATGTTCACAGGAATTTCAATAGTCTGGGTCATATGAGAGCTTGTTTGAGAATTTTTACCCCCTCTAACTCCCCCTTACAAGGGGGAGGATTTGAGTTTCCCCCCTTTATAAGGGGGGATTAAGGGGGGTAAAAGCAGAAATTCATGTTAAATAAGATACTTCTCAAACATTCTCTGAATTAGCAATGTTCTACTCGTATTCAAGGGGAGATAACTCCATCAAAAGCTGGGTATCTGTTGAAGTAGTTGTGTTTGAGGTCTGAGCAATACGAACATCCGTGGCATCCCAGCTATTAATTAATGACTGTTCGATCGCTGATTGATCCGCTTCACTGAGGGAATTAGTAGCAATTTGGAACTGAGAGCGATTATTTGTCAAGTTGAAACCAATGCCAGTGGCGATTGCAACAGGGAGCACCAAAGCCCAAGGCAACCAGCGCTTAAGACTTCTATTTTTTGATTTTTGAGGATATTTGCTGATCTCCGCAAATAATTGCTGCTCAAAGTTGGGGGCAGGAGGTGGAGCGATCGGTTTGTTTTGCTTGAGAAAATTCACTAGAGCCATATCAGTTTGATCACGAGGATCTCCATCAAAGTTTTCTTGAGGCTCTGGAAAATTAGGATTTTTCATAGTTCGACTCCTTGCGCTTCTAAAAACTTTCTGATGGCACTACGGGCATGGAATAATCGCGATTTCACCGTGCCGACAGGAATAGACAAAATTTCCGCGATATCTTTTTGGGGTAGCTCTTCGAGATCATGCAGTACCAATACCGCTCGATGATCTTCGCTGAGCTTAGCTAAACCTCGTTGCATGATGTCTTGATAATGCATTTGATTTAACCCTGCTTGCTGATAGCCATCACGGGCGATCGCATCATCGGAGAGGTTTTCGAGTTGCTCATCTTCGACGGAGATATTGCGCGATCGCATTTTTGCTAGCGCTTTGCGGCGATCGCTTGCCACATTAAAGGCAATCCGATAGAGCCATGTCGAGAATTGGGAAGATTGCCGAAATTTACCTAATCCTTTCCAAGCTCTGAGGAAAACATCCTGCACCAGATCATCTAAACCATCGGAGCCACATAGCTGAAAGAGCGTTGACCGCACCTTGTGATGGTGAAGTTGATATAGCTTTTTAAAGCTATGGGCATCACCATGCAAGCTCGCTTGCACCAGATGGAGATCGGGATCAGAAGGATCAGAAGGATTAGGAGTTTCGATATTTGTAGTTATGGTTTTGAACATCGACTATCAACATCCATATCTCGGCTTATTGCGGTTTTCATTATTACCAAAATTAACCTTGTGAGCATCTATACTTATTGAGGCAATATCGATGGCTATCAACTTATAGGTTTTGACCGCCATCACCTCAAAAAGGTTCACCCCAAAAAGGGTTACAAAAACTCATATGTCCGTTGTTAGTTCTGTATTAATTCCTATCATTAAACTGTGGCTGCGATCGCAGGTCGAACATATCGATACTCTCGAAATTGCGATCGCAGGCAAAAGTCGTCAAATTTTAAGCGGTGATATTCCTAAAGCAAATGTGATTGGGGCGGGGGCAAAATATCAAGGCTTAGCAGTAACTAATATCGATCTATGTGCAGAAGCAATTCATCTCAATATTGCCCAAATCCTCAAGGGAGAAGCTTTACGACTGCTTGATCCCATTCGCGTAACGATGGATGTCGAGCTATCTCCCGAAGATCTCCAAAGCTGTCTCAAGTCACCTATTTTCCTTGATGCGATCGCCCCTGATGCACCGCCTACAGCCACAACCGACGATGAGATTCGCGCTTTACTAGAGCATCTAGTCCATAAGCTCGGTGATGAATTTACATTGCATGAACTAGCGATCGCTGATGGTGGTGCGAAATGCCGTGGTGAATTTGCGATCGCCGCCACATAACCCACATAACTTTATATAGCAGACCTAAATCATTTGTAGATTTTTAGTTTGTGGAAGAGCGACTCTAAAAGTTTCTTTTTCGTCAATTATTTAGCATTTTTATATGGTTTCAGGTAAGACAATTTATTGCTTTTGTCAAGCTAATAAGTTACTTAAAAGTTAGCAATAAGTTATACAGACAAAAACTTAAAACCACCTTTGAGCCAAGCTTTTAGCGATATTCAGCTAATGACTATATTTTGTTTCATACAATACACAATATTTTTTTAAGTATATGCTTAGATACTAATCATTACTGTGGTTTATATTTTATACAAATGAAATATAACTATCTAGTATTTCTATATTTTGTTGTTTTAACTTTCTCAACATCAAAATAAGTTCAAGATGAGGATTGAGATAAATGAACTCCAACAATAGCGTAAAGGCTGTTACAGCAAAAGATAGTCTAGTAATAGATATTTTGTATAGTGAGTTTGGTGTTTGTACAGTTAACCAAGCTATGAGCCACATAGATTCTTATAAGAGTTATAAAACAGAAAAAAGAAGTATCATTCAAGAACATTTCAACAAGCTCTCCTATGAATGGCAAATGGGCAATGCTAAAGGTTATCTAGAATCATTAGCCACAGAATTGAAGTACTACATTCTCTGTCATCTCATGGAAGATTATATAAACGATAAAACCAGTCAAGAAGTATAAAGTACATTACTGCTCTAGATATTACCTAACGGCTAAATAAAAATGGGTGTGGCGCAAAGTGTCACACCCATTTTTTTGTCCTCAATAATTTGAGTATTACCAATCAAAGTAAGTAGCTAGGCGTAATTAACAAACAGAACCAAAACCTGAGGCGCACGCTGCGCGTGCGCCTCAGGTTTTGGGGTTTTATATTTAATTGCACCCAGCTACTTAGTCAATTTTTAGCACCTTTCCAAAGAAGGGTTTTAAAATAGATAGAATTGTCTGCAATACAAAAGTTAATTTCCTTAAACTTTTGTCATTCTATATAAATGTCCTTTAAATATCTTATTTTTCAGAAATTGCCAAAGTTCTTTTTAATTGTTATCGCCAACCTAGCTTGCTTAGCGATCGCCATCCAACCTGTATGGGCGCAATTTGGAGCAGTACCAATGCGGGTAAAAGTTTTTGATGGCGATAATATTACCCTTGTGGATCGGGGTATTAAAAATAAAGTCCATCTTGCCTGTATCGATGCGCCTGAGTTACTACAAGCTGAAGGGGAACATGCCCGCAAGGTATTGCAAAATATTCTTGCCGATGAAGAAATCTATGTGAGGGTTTTCAAAAAGGATAAATTTGGGCGCTACTACGGTGAAGTGATTGCAGGTGGACAAAATGCCAATAAATTAATGCTGTCCCTCGGACTTGCCCATTATGATCGCCTGCAAGAAAAGGATTGCCAAGGCTATGCAGAACTGGAAACTAAAGCACAAAGCGATCGCGTTGGTATTTGGGCAAATGGTATAGATGTAATGACACCTAGCCAATTTCGGCGTGAGAATAAATTATTAGGCGTTGGCTACTAAACAAAAAAGCTGTGCATTGCACAGCTTTTTTGTTTTTTATTATTAAGGGATTGTGCATTGCACAATCCCTGTTTCTGTAAACTTAGACATCGCGACGACGGAAACGACCACGACGCTTAGCATTTTCGGCTTTACGCTTACGTTTTTCGCCTGCTGTTTCATGATACTGACAGCGACGAATATCTGCTAGTAAGCCAGCTTTTTGGATTTTTTTCTTAAATCGGCGTAGTGCCGACTCAATCCCTTCATTTTCACCAACGATTATTTGAGTCATGCTTATTTTGGGAGCAAAGTATTGTTCTTATTATGCTTTAGTTTGGCGCATTTTAATTTAGGCGGCGACTATCTAGGTTAGCAAATCTAAGCCTATGTTGTAAAGTTTATTTTTGTATAGCGGCGATCGCCTACTTACATCTAGAGAAACCCAAAAGATTAGAGTCGGCACAAAGTGCCGACTCTAATCTTTTGGGTTTCTCAAAAAAGATTGCTCTCGCACGATCATTTTCAGTCAAGATATTTAGTTGCTAAGGTTATCCAGCAAAAGGTTTTTCAAGAAACATGAGTCCCCATCCTTCTACAGAAGTTTACGATGCGATCGTAGTTGGCTCTGGAGCCAATGGCGGCGTGGCTGCCAAGGAATTAAGCGAACGTGGTTTAAAAGTCCTTGTCTTAGAAGCAGGTCGGACTCCCGCAGCAACTGATCTCGGAAATCAGGCAAGGGATATGGCAAAGCGAGTATATAACCTTGCGATCGCGAAGCGTCAGTCCTATCAGTCCATGCATCCTGGATATTGGAAGGCAAATCCTGACCTGTTTATTGATGAAAAAGACAATCCTTATACTACGCCACCCGATCAGCCCTTTTATTGGATTCGGGGTCGTCAGGTGGGCGGCAAAAGCTTAACTTGGGGCGGGATCACTTTACGCTTATCCGATTATGAATTTAAGGCAGCGAGTCGTGATGGACATGAGCAGGACTGGCCGATCGCCTATAACGATCTCGCGCCCTACTACAGTAAGTTAGAAAAATTCTTTCAGGTGCGGGGTAGCCAAGAAGGTTTAGCGCAATTGCCCGATGGTGACTATCAGCCAACTTTGCCGCTAACGCCTGCGGAGGAGCATCTCAAGCAAATAGTCGAAAGTAAATGGTCAGATCGGCGGCTGATCCCTTCACGGGGTTTTGGGTTGCATCGACGCACACCAGAACAGCCTTGGCCCGCGTATTCCAGTTTGGGTTCTTCGCTAAAGGCGGCGATCGCGACGGGAAATGTGACTTTGCGATCGGATGCAATGGTGAGCCATGTGATTTTTGATCCTGACACCCATCTGGCGCGTGGGGTGGGCTATATCGATCGCCAGACCAATCAAGCCTATGAAGCCTTCGGGCGGACAGTGGTTTTATGCGCCTCCACGATTGAATCGGTGCGGATTTTATTGCACTCTACTGAGAAATATCAAACTGCGGGCTTAACTAATCCTTCGGGAATGCTCGGTAGATTTTTGATGGATCATGTGTCCACCTCGACATTCTTTTTGTTACCTCAGATCAAGCAAACTAAAACCTTTGATCTTTCAGGATGTGACAGCTTTTTCATCCCTTGCTTCTGCAATTTAGAATCGCAACAGGAGAAATTTTTGCGCGGCTATGGTATCTGGGGCGGCGTACAGCGCTTTGATTTGCCCCATATTTTACGAAAAGTTGGCGATGGCTCAATTGGTTTCCTAATTGCCCACGGTGAGGTTTTGCCCCGCTATGACAATCGCGTGCAACTTAGTCAGGATGTTGTAGATGCGTGGGGGCTACCTGTACCGCACATTGAATGTGCATGGTCAGAGAATGAACATCTGATGCTCGATCATATGCACCGACAGATTGATGAAATCATCAAACTCGCAGGGGGCAAGAATATGCAATTGACAGAGATGTTCCATGTACCTGTGTTTTCAGAATTTGTCAGTCGCATGGAGGAAACCATGTCATATTCTGCGCCCCCCGGCTATTACATCCATGAAGTCGGTGGTGCGAGAATGGGCAACTCCCCCGATCATTCAGTTGTCAATGCCCATAACCAAATATGGGAAGCGCCAAATCTCTTTGTCACCGATGGGGCTTGTTGGACTTCCTCTGGTTGGCAAAGTCCGACCTTAACGGAGATGGCGATTACGGCGAGAGCTAGTGAGTTTATTGCCGAAGAAATGCGAAAAGGTAATTTGTAATTAAAAGCCATTGCTTCGCAATGGCTTTTAATTACATGACAAAGGTAGCTTTTAACATGCCTTCATCGGGATCGGGTTGGAGTTTGAATCCTAATCTGCGACAAATGCTTTGCATGGGGTCATTGCTATTGAGGATATAGCCAACGATCGCTTCTAGATTTTGTTCCTTACCAATTTCTAAAATGCGGCGTAGTAGCTCAGTGCCTAGTCCCTGATGATGATAGCGATCGCTCACAATCAGCGCAAATTCGGCTTCGTTAGTGCCATGTAACTTACTCAGCCTTGCTACGCCTAAAATCTCATGTTCAGAGGTTTCAGGATTTTTGTAATCGGCGGCTAAGACCATTTCGCGATCGTAATCAATAAAGCAAATGCGGGTCAAACGTTCATGGGCGATCCGCTTTGTCAATTTCACCGTATGGGCATAACGCAAATAGACGCTCTCTTCCGAGAGACTCTGATGGAACTGCACCATTAATGGTTCATCTTCAGGGCGAATGGGGCGAATGGTAACGCGATCGCCTTTAAGCGATTGCCAGCACTGCACATATTTGGTGGGATAGGGCGTAATCGCAGGGATCGGACGTTGCGCGATATCTTCATCCGTATGTAATACAACTCTGGCATCAAGGGCGATCATGCCATCTGCCGAAACTAGCAAAGGATTAATATCGATTTCGCGAATTTGGGGCTGCTCAACCACTAGCTGACTGAAGTTCACCAGTAATTGCTCAAGTTTTGCCATATCGATCGCTTTTCGACCTCGGACTCCCTGCAAGGCTTTGTAAATGCGGGTTTGTTCCATCA from Pseudanabaena sp. Chao 1811 encodes the following:
- a CDS encoding COX15/CtaA family protein, with the translated sequence MTDSLTSSKPAQASETFANSNPQAKSRFIEPVILIRRMAIGIAIATWMVMAIGSATRVMNAGLACPDWPLCYGSVLPAEQMNLQVFLEWFHRLVASTVGFATIVLFGASWYFRQSLPKWLPWATSGSLSLVVFQGILGGLTVTQLLRFDIVTAHLGTGLLFFSSLLAIFAALTNQTISEQNRTSPKIAWLGLTAAVLIYLQSILGALVASQWALHQCFATQDMCIVLNAHLIGVIPATLASVALVVTVLLTKAIAPVLRFVGSLAGLLVIAQVAIGYATYKLHLQVEPLTIAHQATGSAFLGTLVCFAVLAFRLTQKATSPSQTEQNQAQPAIR
- a CDS encoding sigma-70 family RNA polymerase sigma factor, with the translated sequence MFKTITTNIETPNPSDPSDPDLHLVQASLHGDAHSFKKLYQLHHHKVRSTLFQLCGSDGLDDLVQDVFLRAWKGLGKFRQSSQFSTWLYRIAFNVASDRRKALAKMRSRNISVEDEQLENLSDDAIARDGYQQAGLNQMHYQDIMQRGLAKLSEDHRAVLVLHDLEELPQKDIAEILSIPVGTVKSRLFHARSAIRKFLEAQGVEL
- a CDS encoding Spy/CpxP family protein refolding chaperone; this encodes MFKSKLFQYCAIAATAAITSGVIVSSTASLQSQPPKPQAVETQNQLGSPNNLAELPDSADKFAANSPDMPSGKVLKQLNLTPEQLQKLKAVRDRDQTQMRELGQKLRQANKELQDLLAGTEGSDVIRAKHTQVMELKQELQNKHFERMLAMRDILTPQQRSQLKDIMQKNRDRMREGMKDRMQNRLENRRERLDNLRDRSTL
- a CDS encoding heme o synthase, whose amino-acid sequence is MNRNWREVIQDYTELTKPRIIVLLLITTAGAMWIASEGQVDGFLMFITVLGGAIAAASANAINCLYDRDIDAKMERTSWRPIPSGRIQPLNALIFAIALAAISFTLLAVYANLLAACLAMSGIATYVGVYTIWLKRSSTQNIVIGGAAGAIPPLVGWAAVTGELSWAAWVLFAIIFVWTPPHFWALALMIRDEYAKVGVPMLPVVKGAEITAQQILLYTLLIIPVSLLLVFPCNVMGLVYAVSAVGLGIAFIYKATQLLKEPSDRTVARSVFKYSILYLALLCVAMGIDSLPVAHISGDQVIALLQTTIATINP
- a CDS encoding LmeA family phospholipid-binding protein is translated as MSVVSSVLIPIIKLWLRSQVEHIDTLEIAIAGKSRQILSGDIPKANVIGAGAKYQGLAVTNIDLCAEAIHLNIAQILKGEALRLLDPIRVTMDVELSPEDLQSCLKSPIFLDAIAPDAPPTATTDDEIRALLEHLVHKLGDEFTLHELAIADGGAKCRGEFAIAAT
- a CDS encoding PAS domain S-box protein; this encodes MQDLNQATSADIPLNWGHLIAMVALRIRQSLDLPTILQTTVNEVLQLLGCDRVLLYQFTPDWSGQVVVESVSEPRWSLLDRVVCDTCFEDCWLKPYHEGKYAAISDVNTANLSSCYADFLNNFEIRANLVVPLLCESQLWGLLVSHHCSAPHQWQSEEISGLQEIAVYVGIAIYQASLLEQLQLAKLNLETQVVERTVELEQANQNLLGKINEYNLKANELNQNKSKLAQLAVIVESSQDAIMSKTLDGIITSWNQAAERLFGYAAEEIIGKHVTELIPQERRFEEDVICRKIYQGERVDTYETQRMHQDGTLLDVALTISPIKDENGTVIGASKIARDISGRKRLEFERTQAEKELRQSKEQLEDFFDNVSDLIQSVSLKDGRFLFVNRAWREVLGYTSEEIAELNVFDLLAPECTLACQVLFQKLRRGEILGVDRAEFIFLAKDGQKVFLEGNINVRQEDGISVATRTILRNVTALRQTEHILNEQTATLQSFYNSAPLMMGVVELSENDILHISDNLATTRFFNLNPDEIIGKWSSELGVPPEHIDFWCKHYRISQEMQMPVQFEYEHVTEMANYCLLVTVSFIDFGISLRPRFCYVAQDISDRKRAELELQQSEATNRALIGAIPDFLVRMNRDGLQMAVINQGSIHAIKCDGEIQGHLITELMPEAIAQERMRLAEIALQTRQVQKQEYEFVDQGQTYFEEARIAPLWDDEVLVVVRDISDRLRAEADLKKLSERLALSLKSGAIGSWEWDINQNIILWDERMYELYGVTKQSDSVIYDIWANGVHPDDRTDTETLLQQAVLGQAEYDTEFRVIHPDHSIKFIKAYGVVVRDAQDNPTSMIGVNFDISALKQAELDIKSAKNQLELVLQASSEGFWDLNLVTGEIYFSPQWKAMLGYADHELENTLDMWVSIFFKEDQEAALRLVEDYKSGDVDRYTSTQRCRHKNGSTVYVLSRAIHLKDEQGIVTRMIGSHLDMTPLVEIQNALKISEMQLSGILSSSLDGIMAFQAVRDEQGVIIDFKCLLINPTAESIVGRQDKDLIGKRLLEEMPGNRESGLFDLYVKVVETGEPMQRQFYYNHDGIDCWLENIAVKLGDGFTVTFRNITAMKQSELAIQQANQQLEERVNDLNQRHAEMLALSEISDFLQASLTVEEACITLSQFVEKLFPNCAGGIFITSASRNRVELISSWGGLIQSEESFPPKDCWALRRGRIHAVEPDREGLRCNHIHAHEAISATLCIPMIAQGETLGMFYLNTNNPNALREAKQQLARTLSEQVAMAIANLRLQETLQQQSIRDPLTGLFNRRYLEENLNQEISRAQRQKHQIGVIMIDIDHFKRFNDTYGHDAGDYVLQTVGTLLKKYVRGSDVACRYGGEEMILVLPDSTLESVSIRAEEIREAITQISLSHNSQPLGSLTASFGVASFPQHGATGSAVMQAADAALYRAKAAGRNQVLVAP